gtcggcctaaggacctccaacagtattaccagacaccactagtacattttaattccaaacacatcaacagctacaggccaacatgcatttttgctaattgcagcgccccctagaggtcaaaggtcaccaatgattgggtcctgagtccatgcacaaagtttggctttgatacatgcaagggttgctgagatacgagctcacttcctgtttggcggcttcgccgcaaatttcgattggatattacgggtgaacggttatagttccgaagacaaaacaccacaacttttgtgaggcttggtctgaagatcatgtgtgtcaagtttggtgacgatcggacaaaatttgtgacctgtgaagttttagtttcactttcactaaaatccaatatggcggaaaatccatcatggtggAAAATgatgtcatagggtgcgttgaactcagcttggtccaaggattccaacaatacctcatttttgacaattgggCCTACGGGTCacaagttacgtgcgtgaacgcacgtccaaatttggcctgttggtggcgctcgaggtgccggcatgaaacttggtgaaattaatcattggactgtccctaatcagtgtgccaaatttcacaactttttaccagacggttctatgggctgccattgacttcaatgacagaagcgtaataatagggaagaaaacatagaaacacaatgggtgccttcgctgcttggccaccAAAAAGCTGTATAGATGACGCAAAGTTGAGAGTATGCAAACCAAATGTTGTGTGTCAGTTCTTTGTACCAGAGAGAAAAGCCAAAATGTGGACACCGGCCACAGTTCCCCTTAGAGACTGTCCATAAATTACTGAGatataattaacttttttttctttcagaagCTGTGGTGAAGACTACCTGCTCAAGCAAGCCGCAAACCACATTAAGGAAGTAAAAATGGCAGTGAAACTGAATTATTCATTGAACACTCTTGCTTCAGATCTTGTGTCAAGGTACAGCCATATCTTAGAGAAAACTATACTCTTTCTTATGATTAGAACAACTTGACCTAGAATTTGAGGTATAAAAaggtgagagaaaaaaagaaacctcCATTCTTTGAAACTTCTAAATCAGTGTAACCAATTAAATTAATCTAAAATTAAACATGTTTGCTTCCTTGCTCTAGCATATTCTGCATTCCCAGATAATCCCTGAGGAGAAAACACGGCACAACAGCTCAGCTTGATTCGTAGGATAGTCTGTCAGCTGTGACCTACAGCTGAAACAACACCCTCGGTGTGATCGTATAGCAGGTCACAATTTTCAGCACAACTGGTTTGGCTGTCCAACCCCTCCAATAGGgggagtgtactgtatgtctcaaGCTGTGACACAATGAAGACAGTCTTCAATAAGATGATAAAGTCCAGTTAttatcatccatccatcctttctTTAGTAACTGTGGAACTGGGGATTTGAGGGAAACTTCAGGGGACTATAGCCTATAGCAAACTCCACTTCCCTGACCAATTTAAACACTGTACTGAATAAGAGTTTCATCAGTTTctttaaaggataattctggtatttagcactttgagtcccttttctggtttgttttggatgaactagagtggtggacacagaaattttgacgatgggtcctgtctccaaaaacagccacaaaacaacttgggcaaaccttgcccataaaaactgttccagcaaatcacagacgagatgcgcgtttaggagagtttcaattgcacgggagggagggggaggaagtagtgagctagctttctgttttgtttgaatgtcaacagaagtgatgttacccagcatcgcttagagcgctGAAACAACAGACCAAACAAGTCAAGCGGGCCCAACAACCAGGGAGCACTTTGACTGAACTACAGAGGGAAAGGTTGAGGAAAGGGGATAAGAAGATTTTCATATACCATTTTATATGGGATTAGTGTCTCTCAACAGTCATCAGCTCCAAACTACACTGGATTCAGTTGTTTTGTGCAATTTATGTCCAAATGCAAAAATGTTTCAATAATCCATCCATCAATCAATCTGTCCTGTGCATCTGTCAGTCACACAATCAATCTGGATCGAACACCTTTTCCCTTCTTACCTTGTATGAGTCCATCTGCACAAGGATTATTATTTCAAACTCTGAGCCCAGTTTGAAGGGCATTTGGTACAGGATCTCCTCCTTGCCCCAACGTTCCAGCTTCAGAGTGTTGCAGACAATGCAAGTCTTCTTAAAACGAGGGTTGAAATGGAAGGCCACGTCAGCCCGTGGTTTGATGCTGTTCCCACATGTCAAGTCTACCTGAAACCTGATGAAAATAATTTAGCCAGTGTATTCTGATTCCTGGAAATCCTGATGTGACTGCCACCGAACAATACACCAAACGATACGTAGGCTACTGCATTACAAAAAGTATATTCCATGGTTAGGTAGTGGTCATAACTCACTGAGACAAATGTTGGCAATGTTCAAATTATAAGAACAGAAATATGAACTTTAGTTTCGATTCCATTCcaaagagtagcctacagttcCCACAACCAACATACTGGCTACCAAGTAGCATGAAAGTATTATGTATTGCGACATAATGCAAGTCAAATGTGTAGTTTTTTatctctcattccatcgaactacaagcCTAATACCTCTCCGAATCAACAGGAACGCTGCCTTGAATGAGGATCATCTCTCCTGGAACCAGTCCGTCTAATATGGTCCCAGCGAAGGGAATCGGCTGAGtgtaaacaaaaatgtaatgttaCGTTAGCATGAAAAAATGCCAGTCTAACGTAGGCCTAAGTGACCACAGATAGACAAGATAAACAATTGGACCCCAAGTTTTGCTAACCATCACATCACTACAATTAGTCCCAATAGTAATTGAATAAGCATAACTTAATGATGCAGGAAATCACTTTCAAAATTAGGTCTATGAAGTTTAGAAGCTAGCAGCTAAGACTGGCTGACTAACACAACAATCGTTCATTTGCCACCAAATGGCAATCGTATGCAAACTGAACCTACCGGATTCGATATCGTTTGTCTTGGGATTTTCACGGACATTTCTTCGATTAAGTGAAAACTCTTCACTGTTGATAGGAAAGGAAGGCCTCTGTCCCGTGTTATTTATTACAGtcgcttgtgtgtttgtccctaCTTCCTGGATCTCGGTAGCTGCTAGCCTACCCGCCCCAAACCACCCAGACACGTGACATAGACAAGAGTCGTTAGTCAATGCCAAGCAAGTGGTCTACTACACGAATGATTGACTCGGTTCAGTATCCAATATTCTCATGTCCATTAGTGTGCTTTTTGCATCTCAATTAagatttgctaacaggttcgtctggATTTACCCATGCTTGTGCTTCTACgcatttattttactgtctatgtagCCTACCTGGCCCAAACCACCCAGAGACATACATTTTAGCCGAAGGTAAGCAAGTGGTCTACACGAATGGTTCACTCAATTTGGTATCAAATATTTTCATGTCAATCAtgatttgctaacaggttcgtctggATACACTTCAAAGGCGAATGTGCTTTGTTACTTAAATATAACATTATTTCTGTTATCACCCACCCCTCATTCGatgtcaaaatgaaaacaatcaaGAATAGCTGCAATGTTCCATCTCTTTTGTTTTATTAAAATGCATTTCTATTTACAAGCAAAGCACTAAAGAGAtcagtacaaaaaaaaaaaaaaaaaaaaatcatattacaACAAAGCAATTCAGCACCAGCCCAAAATGGTACAAATAATCCACATAACTGAATCAGTACCTTTATTATAAAAACTTGATaaatacattaaaaacaaaaacccaAAGTTACACTAAAACTAATTAAGTGTGGTGGGTCAAAATGTGCTCAGTTGTCCCCCCAACCAGGTTTTTTGACCCAGATGACAAGCTGAAAACATTGCAGAGGTAGTCAGGGTACACATGACACTAAATCCTCCAGAGTGCATTCAAGTGCATTCCAGACCTACCATAAGACACCTTCCTAACTCCCTTCCCTTCAAGAGGAACTGTAGGTTACACCTAGTCTCTACTAGCGCTAATGGTCAACTACTGTAGGCTAGAAACCATTGAGGGAGGCGAGATTAAGACAGATTGGTGGATGCAGGCTACTGGAGTTTAAGCCTCCTATCTGATCAACTGTTTAAAAGTCAGCATCTAGCGTGAAGGTGTTGTCAACAGGGCCAGACATAACTCCCATCTTTTGGTACTCTCCAACACGCTTCTCAAAGAAGTTGGTCTTGCCCTCCAGAGAGATGTTCTCCATGAAGTCAAAGGGGTTCTCCGATCTGTAGATCTGCAGACAGGTAAACAAGTAAATCAAGATTAGACAACACGTTGCAGTTGGTCACTCATCAGGTTCATTCGCCAGTGGCCCGAGCCTGCGCAGCTTCATTAGTTTCAAAGTGGTGAGCACCTATGCACAATAACACTTCCAATTTGGAGAATTTAATGCAACTGAATGAAATAcctacatattttttttttaaaactaagTGACTTAAAATGACTATGCAGGACTGTACCTTATCAAAACCCAGCTCCAGCATCAGTCTATCAGCAACGAACTCAATGTAGATCCTCATCATGTCACAGTTCATCCCGATCAGCTTGACTGGGAGGGCTTCCGTCAAGAattcctggacacacacacacacacacacacacacacacacaccttagaccACTTAAAACATTTGACTAGTCATTATCAACATTATGAATGGTCCTTCTTTCACATTCTTTCACAAATATGTCCGCtatatggtcttttgggcccccacaGTCAACTTCAAAGCAACGCTGCCTGGAAGGTGCTAGAGTTAGaattaggtgccttgaagtccaCGGTTGCAGAGCTGCCCTGAAGTTGGTGGTGGGGGCCCGAAAGACAATCAAGCTTCTTACACTGGCTCAAAGATCAATCAATTACCTGCTCAATCTCAACTGCATTCATGATGATATTCTTGACAGTTTCATGTGATGGTTTGTTGAGAAGGTGCTTGAACATCAGGCAGGCAAAGTCACAGTGCAGGCCTTCATCTCTGCTGATAAGCTCATTGGAGAAGGTCAGGCCAGGCATAAGCCCCCGCTTCTTCAGCCAGAAAATAGATGCAAATGACCCAGAGAAGAATATGCCCTCCACCGCAGCAAAGGCAACCACTCGCTCACCtagaacaaaaaacaagcaactTTATGCATTTTGCTTATGGgggggaaataaataaacacattacTTGAACAAAAGACTCAGCCAGAAGAGTAGGAGGTGGAACATACCAAACTCTGCATTCTTGTTGCCAATCCAGTTGAGAGCCCAGTCAGCCTTCTTCTTAACACATGGCAATGTCTCAATGGCATTGAACAGGTATTCCCTACAGGCAATCACAATTAACATAGTGTCAAAAACAaatctccaaaaaaaaaaaaaaaaaaaagatagaatTCTCAGATGGCATTCCCCCCCCTACTTAAACAGATTCCAAGCTTACAAGTCAATTTTAACAAGACTAAACTGCTTCATTGTTCATAGCCTATACTGCATACAATAAGGAGGGGAAGAGTATTGCATGGCTCAGACGTTGCGACTGTTTCATGCCAGTGGCCACGAGTCAGCTGACCACATGCCCGCTGACCCGTGTTAATCCACTGACACTCAGCTCCCATTATCAGCTGAGGTCCGTACCCCTGCGCGTCTCATCACggccaaaaaataaataaaaaaagcatACGGTCTCAATAGTACATTTGAGTCTCACCTCTGTTTGTGGTCCTTAATGTATGTGTCGATAAGCAAGCTGTACATCTCAGAATGGATGTTCTCCATAGCGATCTGGAAGCCATAGAAGCAACGTGCCTCTGTGACCTGCACTTCCTGGGTGAAACGCTCCACCTAGAGGCAAAACCACAAATTAAAAACAGTAATGTTTTCTTTCCTCTGACCCTGCCACACATGAGTCCAATGACTCAGCCCATGATGTGTGAGCAATGCCCTGCTTACCAAGTTCTCATTTACAATGCCATCACTAGCAGCAAAGAATGCCAACACATGAGAGATGAAATGCCTCTCTTCATCCTTCAGCGATTCCCAGTGCGAGAGATCTTTGGAGAGATCAACCTTTAAATATACAAGAGGGAAAAATGAGTGAATCTTGAACACAATTTTGAAGGGCTATGCCGCTACGCAGACCCCCCTTGTCACTATGGAATGAGAAATTAAGAAATGGGCTGATTAACACAAACGCTTTAAAATTAAAACTCACCTCTTCAGCTGTCCAGAAAGAGGCCTCTGCCTTTTTGTACATCTGCCAAATGTCATGGTACTTGATAGGGAAAATGACAAAGCGACGGGGGTTCTCCTTCAGTAGAGGTTCGTCTTCAACGCTTGCTTTTGTTTTCTTCGTAGGCTGTAAATCAAGTAAATTAGCCATTTTAGAACAGCGATGTACCGCCACATTTATTGTTACCAGAAAAGATAAATACTACATCTTTAGAAGGGCAGCAAACAATCAGTTATACAATTGGATGTCTAGTATAGCCAACTGAAGTTACACAAGGAAGCCCCATGCTACCCCCTCCCCCAAATAGAGACCCTTTCATAAGATCAATTGGCTGGGTTGTGTAAACCAAGAcaataggctaacgttagcccTTGAAATTGTTTTGATTTCGCCATACTAAAATGTACACAAGTGAAATAAAGTAGCGAGCAACTAGGTCAGAAATGTAAAAATTATTAATCTTGATCAAATGAATGTCTCAGTACGTCAACGATGTCAGGGTTAAATGTAATTAATCTAGGTCAAATAACGTTATAGtaaatacaatttaaaatgatATGCATTGGGAATTAGTAACTACTTATAAGTACTAGA
The nucleotide sequence above comes from Alosa sapidissima isolate fAloSap1 chromosome 6, fAloSap1.pri, whole genome shotgun sequence. Encoded proteins:
- the LOC121711409 gene encoding ribonucleoside-diphosphate reductase subunit M2 isoform X1 — protein: MLSTRSPLSAKNENIVSSKVENMSLTDKENTPPSLNTTRILASKTARKIFEDSEVISSPTKKTKASVEDEPLLKENPRRFVIFPIKYHDIWQMYKKAEASFWTAEEVDLSKDLSHWESLKDEERHFISHVLAFFAASDGIVNENLVERFTQEVQVTEARCFYGFQIAMENIHSEMYSLLIDTYIKDHKQREYLFNAIETLPCVKKKADWALNWIGNKNAEFGERVVAFAAVEGIFFSGSFASIFWLKKRGLMPGLTFSNELISRDEGLHCDFACLMFKHLLNKPSHETVKNIIMNAVEIEQEFLTEALPVKLIGMNCDMMRIYIEFVADRLMLELGFDKIYRSENPFDFMENISLEGKTNFFEKRVGEYQKMGVMSGPVDNTFTLDADF
- the LOC121711409 gene encoding ribonucleoside-diphosphate reductase subunit M2 isoform X2; this translates as MLSTRSPLSAKNENIVSSKVENMSLTDKENTPPSLNTTRILASKTARKIFEDSEPTKKTKASVEDEPLLKENPRRFVIFPIKYHDIWQMYKKAEASFWTAEEVDLSKDLSHWESLKDEERHFISHVLAFFAASDGIVNENLVERFTQEVQVTEARCFYGFQIAMENIHSEMYSLLIDTYIKDHKQREYLFNAIETLPCVKKKADWALNWIGNKNAEFGERVVAFAAVEGIFFSGSFASIFWLKKRGLMPGLTFSNELISRDEGLHCDFACLMFKHLLNKPSHETVKNIIMNAVEIEQEFLTEALPVKLIGMNCDMMRIYIEFVADRLMLELGFDKIYRSENPFDFMENISLEGKTNFFEKRVGEYQKMGVMSGPVDNTFTLDADF